The following are from one region of the Capsicum annuum cultivar UCD-10X-F1 chromosome 1, UCD10Xv1.1, whole genome shotgun sequence genome:
- the LOC107867375 gene encoding probable xyloglucan galactosyltransferase GT19: protein MITNFITLFFICVFFLFTLSVICQDSDIETDCTNRWIHIRRLPPQFNLDLLSNCSEYPLFDNFCPYLANHGFGKKTHNKSHSWYRTDPFMLELIFHRRMLEYPCLTSDPSLANAIYVPYYGGLDSLRFLYGPEVNSSYQHGLDLYEYLVHGDLPDVWSRHYGHDHFMVMARPAWDFSQPLNSDPLYFGTSFLELPEFYNVTALTLEGRAYPWQEQAIPYPTSFHPPNLAFFESWVNRVRRSRRTALMLFAGGGGISANPNVRRSIRLECDNVTSLSANGTGYDKLCDFVDCSNGVCQHDPIRFMKPMLQASFCLQPPGDTPTRRSTFDGILAGCIPVFFEDLSAKKQYGWHLPEEKYEEFSVFISKEDVVFKGLSIVDVLTSIPRSQVRRMREKVLEMMPRVMYIKHGSSLGLRTKKDAFDIAVECTLERIKSRLQEIAAQ from the coding sequence ATGATCACcaatttcatcacccttttcTTTATATGTGTGTTTTTCCTCTTTACCTTGTCTGTCATTTGCCAAGATTCTGATATTGAAACTGATTGTACGAATAGATGGATCCATATAAGACGTCTACCACCTCAGTTTAATCTTGATCTTTTATCAAATTGTTCTGAATATCCTTTGTTTGACAATTTCTGTCCTTATTTAGCTAATCATGGTTTTGGTAAAAAGACTCATAATAAATCTCATAGTTGGTATCGTACTGACCCTTTTATGCTTGAACTTATTTTCCATCGTAGGATGCTTGAATACCCTTGTTTAACATCTGATCCTAGTCTTGCTAATGCTATTTATGTTCCTTATTATGGTGGTCTTGATAGTCTTAGGTTCTTGTATGGTCCTGAAGTTAATTCAAGTTATCAGCATGGTTTGGATTTGTATGAGTATTTGGTACATGGTGATTTGCCTGATGTTTGGAGTAGACATTATGGTCATGATCATTTTATGGTTATGGCTAGGCCTGCTTGGGATTTTAGTCAACCCTTGAATAGTGATCCTCTGTATTTTGGTACATCATTTCTTGAATTGCCTGAGTTTTACAATGTTACTGCATTGACACTTGAAGGTAGAGCTTATCCTTGGCAAGAACAAGCTATTCCGTATCCTACTTCATTTCATCCGCCGAATTTAGCATTTTTCGAGTCTTGGGTGAATAGGGTAAGGAGGTCTAGGAGGACTGCATTGATGTTGTTTGCTGGTGGTGGTGGAATTTCAGCCAATCCTAATGTTAGGAGAAGTATTAGACTTGAGTGTGACAATGTGACAAGTTTGAGTGCTAATGGCACGGGGTACGATAAATTGTGCGACTTTGTTGATTGTTCTAATGGGGTTTGTCAACATGATCCTATAAGGTTTATGAAGCCAATGTTGCAAGCTAGCTTTTGTTTGCAGCCTCCAGGGGATACTCCAACAAGACGATCCACGTTCGATGGGATTCTTGCAGGGTGCATTCCTGTGTTCTTTGAAGATTTGTCCGCGAAAAAGCAGTATGGATGGCATTTGCCAGAGGAGAAGTATGAAGAATTTTCAGTGTTTATAAGTAAAGAAGATGTTGTGTTTAAGGGGTTGAGCATTGTAGATGTTTTAACAAGTATACCACGATCTCAAGTTAGGAGGATGAGAGAAAAAGTTCTGGAAATGATGCCTAGAGTGATGTATATAAAGCATGGAAGTTCATTGGGTTTGAGGACTAAAAAGGATGCCTTTGATATTGCAGTAGAATGTACTTTGGAAAGAATCAAGTCTAGGCTTCAAGAAATAGCAGCTCAATAA